cagcaacaccaaccttccatcaaacactttggatttgaattcttcaaagcacttgatcactcttgatcaacaatttACAGTTTTGTGTGTTGATCTGACAGAAAATAAACATGttcaattaaaattgaatatgttCTTTCTAGGTCTGTTCTTAAtgttcttgatttctggaaAACCGATCTTTATATTTTGTTGTAATCTGAGTGACTAATTTGGAGATAATTGAAGTacattgttttataaaaatcaaGTCTATCAATTGACACGGTTCATTCAAGTGTGTGGTTTGATATTCAAAAACGTCTCTTGATTCAACTATTTGTTTTTCATCTGTGCATATTAATGTGATGCATGGCTTACTGTTAAATACTCTTAATatctaaaaattatataactagAATGTGGTCTTGTTGAAGTAAgcgaaaaaaataaatatgttttttccaaaatatatcAATTCCTTTTCTCTGTTTTGTGAAAAATCTGAATctaattgaaaattttataaggtcaattcaccccccctcttgaacttagacactaataaacCAACACCTTCAACAGTTTTCACTAATGAGACCATAATCTCAACAGAAAGCATAtaatcataacaaaaaaatattctgCTTATATGCACCTTTATTCTCGGGTGTTAACTACTTTATATCCCAcaacttttatttgttttagtaAAGATATGTATTATAACcaattatctttttaattatccctattttaattatcttttttgaGATGACTACCAGCATTTGGGTCGAGCTCGTGACCCGCCTTTTGGGCCCATACTCGCCCACAACTGAGCTGACCATACCTAAACGATTGGACTAAGGTCCCGAGCACTCCTGACcaatacacaagccccccaggctcgagctgaGCTTGGCTAGGCGAAGAGTCTTTCCAGCGTTGGCAACTGACGTGACGCTTCCACAGAAGGCAGGTGAGGTGCGGTGACCAAAGCGTTTTCCTGATGAGATATCTTACCGCACTAAATCTGGAGCGTCCATGTGGCATGTGCATCAACGACGAGGGAGCACTGTCGCTTCATCTTCCtctttcaaataattaaaaacccatttcctctttcttcactcacaACCCTTCTATTCTCAGAACTTCCATTACTCCAAAAGCCTTTTTCGCATTTCTTCTCACCATTGAGCTATCACCCACCACTGTCGCACTAAGTATCTTTCCTCCACTAATCTCTATTGCCATTTGTTTACTCATCTTGCAGATTGCATTGCCTGAACTGAAATCTCGTTTCGATTTGCTTACTTTGCCTAGCCTAAAATGTGCTTGtattttgtttgtgtttatgCTTGTGTTCTAACTATAACTGCGATGGATTAAGGTTTTATGTACTCCTGGGCTAAAagggatattttttttaaaaaaaactcttattACACCACTCGTTCACGTATTAGGGAGTTGAGAGAAAATGGTTGTACCTTGAGTAAAAGACATGAAGGATTTGTAAAAATGGTAGAATGTAGGGAAAATGAGCCTATTTGTTATGATGAATCGTCAGACCCTGATGgtccattttgtttcttttatgccACGTTCTTTAAGAAAAATCTCCTGCGTCTTCCTTTGTCCATTTTTGAAAAGGAGCTACTAATCGAGATCAATGTAGCTCTTGCCCAGCTACATCCAAATAGCTGGGCATTTATTCGTGCCTTTAAAATCTTATGTTCACAGATCGACATATTGCCGACTGTGGAAGTTTTTCTATATTTCTTTAAGGCCAAATATTCAGGCTATCAGTTATGGGTTTCCTTAAATGGTGCCCTGGAAGAGCTTTGCTCACCCTCTTCCAATCATCATACAAAATTTTTAAAGGTAAATTCCTTAAAATCTAGCTTCCACAGGAGATCTGATCCTATTGGACCCCTGAACCCAGATTCCAAAGTGCTCGACGACTGAAGGACTTGTCACCAAAAGATCAGGGGATATGTGATTTTTTGACAAGCTTGAAGGTTGTCTTTGACACCTCTTATCTGCTAACCAAAGAGTATATCCTTGGTGCCTTGAAAGCCTATATTGGTACTTCTCATTTCCCACCTTTAGTAGAGTCAAGTCTATTACTGTCATTAATCATTTACTTGTTTTCTTTGCAGAGAGAATGTTGTTCAACATCAGCAAAGAGAAGCAAGCTAAAAAGATGTGGGCAACTGCTAGCATGCCCAAGGAATCTTTGATGCATAAAAGGAAGACTCTAGCTATGATTACTCAGCCCCCCATCGATCAGGACGAGGAAACCACCTACAGGCTAGTcttcaagaaaaaaaaggaaggcGAGTGTTCCTCCTGCCGAGCATTCTCATTCAGATGGCCGAGCTCCACACCAAGAGGTTGTCGTCATTCAGGAATGCGAGATCGAGAGCTCAATGGGGAAAAGCCCATGGGACCCCAATTTTGACGTTCCAACCCATGGCGAGACTTTCTTTCTGCCCAACGAGGATAGGGCTAGGCTCATGGTCCATGACCAGAATCACCTTCTTCGTGACACCATGAAGCAATTTGGGAAGGCGTTTGCCATGGGTTGCCTGGTTATTGCTAAGGCCCAAGATCAGAAGGCTGCTAATGATCAATAGGTCAAGGAAAGCGTGGAACTTCAGAAGGAAGTATAACGTCTCTAGGCTGAAATCAACCGCCTCAACGACCATACCCGAGCTGAAGCCAAGCGCCTGACCGATCTATATGAAGAAGCTAAACGAATCTAGATGGAGAAGGCTCAAGTGGGGGTGTTCTACCGAAGTGAACACCTGTTTTGTCCCGAGCTCCAAGCACAACTTACCCAACTGTTGACTAGTGAATTGAGTTTCGTTGTCGGACACTAGGTGTCTCGAAATCCCAAAACGGTACACAATGTtattccacacaaaatgctggaACTTATGAGCAGTTATTTGTGGAACTGGCTCAACTTCAATCCATTTGATGAAGTACTCAATGGCCATAATGAGGTACTTCATTTGACATATCGCCAAAGGGAAAGGACCTAAAATGTCTCTCCCCCACAAGTGGAAAGGCCATGGGATATATAAATTGATCGCAGGTCCTCAGTTGGCACATGGTACCAATAAACGTGCTTCTGACATTGCTCACTATGTTGGACGTATCTCACACAATCGTCCTTCACCATCGACCAATAATACCCAGCTCGGATAACTTTCAATGAGAGAGCTTGCCCTCCTATGTGACTGCCACAAATGCCTTCATGAAGCTCAACCATTATGCGGGTGCATTGATCTCCGCTTACACATGTGAAGATTGAGTGGGTATAACCGTGGCGAAAAAGGTTTCCATCTATCAGGGTATACCGACTAGCATTCATCAAAACAATCTTGGCCTCTGCAGGCTTAGCGGAAAGTAACCCATCATCGAGGTAACGCTTGTAGGGTGTTACCCAAGTCTTTGTGGTGTTGCCCTGCAAAACTTCAAGAAATTCATCCTCGAATAACTCATGGATGGTTATTCTTGGGACTTTCAAGGTTTCTTGAATCATCAATTGATGCCTTCTCCCCTTTCCTAAGGGGATCCCTAAGACCTCCATGTGGTCGACCTCGGACAACCCTTCTACAGTTGTCCTAGGTGACTTTAATGTCTCCTGAATCACTGACCTCTACTGACCTCCCTTCTCTGAACTAGCTAGCCTAGACAACAAGTCTGCTTGGGAGTTGTGCTCTCTGGGAACATGAGCAAGGTCAAACATAGAGAAAACTGCCCTCAAGATCCTTACATACCTGAGGTATGAAGCTAATTGCGAGTCCTTAGTCTGATACTCGTATGTGACTTGCCCGATGACGAGCAATGAGTCACTTTTCACTAACAAGCTCTAAGCTCCCAATTATTTGGCTAGCAACATCCCTGCTATCTAGGCCTCGTACTCGACTTGATTTTTGCTCGCTTTAAACGGAAACCTAAGGGCTTGTTCGATTAAGAGCCCGCTTGTTCCTTCTAAAATGACTTAGctccactcccttgttggttggaggatCCATGAAACCCACTGGAACTCATTGGGATTGGACTGGAAGTCCTCAGATGAAAGttctgttagaatgtatggctttaaactagagcaggggtgaatggtttaaagagggatttcgaaaaattttaagccttgaatgaaattacttcgagaatatcttgataaagaaatcagtttttcaaaacacaaagctaaaagcacagcaccaacaaaacaatcggttgtttcgcagaaacaatcggttgttgtttcgacaaaacaatcggttgtttcgacaaaacaatcggttgtttcgacaaaacaatcggttgtttcgacaaaacaatcagttgtttttcacttagtttgaaaaacacttttcttttaaaaagattgagaatgcctatgctttggattcgatcaagggtgaattacaaaactcaaactaccccagatcctatctaagacaactcagcaacagcaagcacaacccttcaacatccttcaaagggttttggattcttcaaagcttgaacaccacttggttcaacaatctccccttatttgatAAAGataaatccctggtgcttgtgtttgacttgattgaatctaaagcagtacctgcaaaaaaTAGCATATCTAccatccaatgcttcttacaacAGCAGGTTAGTTTTCACacatttaaaacataaaatctgataaacaatcggttgtttactcgaaacaatcagttgtttttatcaCCAGCAGgagaaaacaatttt
The sequence above is a segment of the Phaseolus vulgaris cultivar G19833 chromosome 2, P. vulgaris v2.0, whole genome shotgun sequence genome. Coding sequences within it:
- the LOC137809003 gene encoding uncharacterized protein, with the translated sequence MEVLGIPLGKGRRHQLMIQETLKVPRITIHELFEDEFLEVLQGNTTKTWVTPYKRYLDDGLLSAKPAEAKIVLMNASRYTLIDGNLFRHGYTHSIFTCVSGDQCTRIMVELHEGICGSHIGGQALSLKVIRAGYYWSMVKDDCVRYVQHSEQCQKHVYWYHVPTEDLRSIYISHGLSTCGGETF